The following are from one region of the Corylus avellana chromosome ca1, CavTom2PMs-1.0 genome:
- the LOC132191089 gene encoding protein NRT1/ PTR FAMILY 7.3-like — protein sequence MACLNVCKKGGVDEKVKNGREVCTLDGTLDWHGRPAIRRKTGSWVAATLILVNQGLATLAFFGVGVNLVLFLTRVVGQDNAEAANNVSKWTGTVYLFSLVGAFLSETYLGRYKTCAVFQAIFVLGLVSLSLCSYIFLIKPSGCGSDQVHCGSHSGFHLALFYLSIYLVALGNGGYQPNIATFGADQFDEEDPTEGYSKIAFFSYFYLALNLGSLFSNTILGYFEDEGKWAIGFWASTASAALALVLFLCGTKRYRHFKPQGNPLSRFCQVLVAASRKWKAEMTPSGEDLFEFEGKDCGKNGDRKILHTQGFKFLDRAAVVTSEDFNQMDRETYNPWLLCTVTQVEEVKCVLRLLPIWLCTILYSVVFTQMASLFVEQGAAMKTTIANFHIPPASMSSFDILSVAAFIFIYRRVIDPLVAMRKNSAKGFTELQRMGVGLVIAILAMIAAGTVESFRLRHATMECTNCEGSSSLSIFWQIPQYVLIGASEVFMYVGQLEFFNGQAPDGLKSFGSALCMTSISLGNYVSSLLVTIVMKISTRSDDLPGWIPSNLNKGHLDRFFFLLAALTAADLMVYILCARWYKYIKFEGKQHNELIV from the exons ATGGCTTGCTTAAACGTTTGCAAAAAG GGTGGGGTGGATGAGAAGGTCAAAAATGGGCGAGAGGTTTGCACACTTGATGGAACTCTTGATTGGCATGGCCGCCCTGCAATCCGACGGAAAACTGGTTCTTGGGTAGCCGCAACTTTGATCCTag TGAATCAAGGGCTAGCTACGTTGGCATTCTTCGGAGTGGGAGTGAACTTGGTATTGTTTTTGACGAGGGTTGTGGGTCAAGACAACGCTGAGGCAGCCAACAACGTTAGCAAATGGACAGGAACTGTTTACCTTTTCTCCCTCGTCGGTGCCTTCCTCAGTGAGACTTATTTGGGAAGATACAAGACTTGTGCTGTCTTCCAAGCAATCTTTGTCCTT GGTCTGGTATCACTCTCCCTATGTTCATACATATTCTTAATCAAGCCTAGTGGGTGTGGCAGTGATCAGGTTCATTGTGGATCCCATTCAGGCTTTCATCTTGCACTGTTCTACCTCTCAATATACCTTGTTGCCTTGGGAAATGGAGGGTACCAACCAAACATAGCTACATTTGGAGCAGATCAGTTTGATGAAGAGGATCCTACAGAAGGGTACTCTAAAATAGCATTCTTCAGCTACTTTTACTTGGCTTTGAACCTGGGATCTCTCTTTTCAAACACTATTTTGGGCTATTTTGAGGATGAAGGGAAGTGGGCAATAGGGTTTTGGGCATCAACTGCCTCTGCTGCTCTGGCATTGGTCTTGTTTCTTTGTGGCACCAAAAGGTACAGGCATTTCAAGCCTCAAGGCAATCCACTGTCTAGGTTTTGCCAAGTGCTGGTTGCTGCATCAAGAAAATGGAAGGCTGAGATGACACCAAGTGGAGAAGATTTGTTTGAGTTTGAAGGAAAGGATTGTGGCAAGAATGGGGACAGAAAGATACTCCACACTCAGGGCTTCAA ATTCTTGGATAGAGCAGCAGTTGTCACTTCAGAGGACTTCAACCAGATGGACAGGGAGACTTATAATCCTTGGCTTCTTTGCACTGTCACACAAGTTGAAGAAGTCAAATGCGTTTTAAGGCTTCTTCCAATCTGGCTCTGCACAATTCTCTATTCAGTAGTTTTCACTCAAATGGCTTCTCTCTTTGTGGAACAAGGTGCTGCCATGAAAACCACCATTGCCAACTTCCACATTCCCCCTGCAAGCATGTCCAGCTTTGACATCCTCAGTGTAGCagctttcattttcatttacaGACGGGTTATTGACCCTCTTGTTGCCATGAGAAAGAACTCGGCTAAAGGATTCACAGAGCTTCAGAGGATGGGAGTTGGCCTTGTTATAGCAATATTGGCAATGATTGCAGCCGGGACTGTAGAGTCTTTCAg ATTACGCCATGCAACAATGGAGTGCACCAACTGTGAAGGTTCAAGTTCATTGAGCATATTTTGGCAAATTCCCCAGTATGTGCTTATTGGAGCATCTGAGGTTTTCATGTACGTTGGTCAGCTAGAATTCTTCAATGGGCAGGCTCCCGATGGGCTAAAGAGCTTTGGAAGTGCACTTTGCATGACATCCATATCACTAGGAAACTATGTGAGCAGTTTGCTGGTGACAATTGTGATGAAAATCTCTACTAGATCAGATGATCTGCCAGGTTGGATTCCCAGCAACCTTAACAAAGGTCATCTAGACAGGTTCTTCTTCCTCTTAGCAGCTTTGACAGCAGCTGATCTCATGGTCTACATCTTATGTGCGAGGTGGTATAAGTACATCAAGTTTGAAGGAAAGCAGCACAATGAGCTCATAGTATGA
- the LOC132167019 gene encoding protoheme IX farnesyltransferase, mitochondrial: MWRRSSLSLSSKLLQSNPWNLSTSYGVVRTPIPNPHLYSASSESFNLGFPKPDGTVDLSSMAVGSAARVRQVPDVARHYGRCYWELSKARLSMLVVATSGTGFVLGSGSAIDFTGLCWTCAGTMMVAASANSLNQVFEISNDAKMKRTRQRPLPSGRITIPHAVTWASFAGVAGTALLASKANMLAAGLAASNLFLYAFVYTPLKQIHPVNTWVGAVVGAIPPLLGWAAASGQISLNGMILPAALYFWQIPHFMALAYMCRNDYAAGGFRMFSLADASGRRTALVALRNSLYLIPLGYLAYDWGVTSGWFCLESSVLTLAITYAAFSFYRDRTSQKARRMFHASLLYLPVFMSGLLLHRLPDNQQCVQEDNSERIIEPSSSFVTLAEESENDDQKNTVMRSTVGNQARPPVAYASVAPFPFLPAPLYTAP, translated from the exons ATGTGGAGGAGGAGCTCACTGAGTCTCTCGTCCAAACTCCTCCAGTCAAACCCTTGGAACCTCTCCACCTCGTACGGCGTCGTTAGGACCCCGATCCCCAACCCTCACCTCTACTCCGCGTCTTCAGAATCGTTCAATCTAGGGTTTCCGAAGCCCGATGGGACCGTCGATCTCTCGTCCATGGCAGTCGGATCGGCGGCTAGGGTTCGCCAAGTCCCGGACGTCGCTCGCCACTACGGTCGCTGCTACTGGGAACTCTCCAAGGCTCGGCTCAG CATGCTAGTAGTTGCGACTTCTGGGACTGGATTTGTTCTTGGGAGTGGAAGTGCAATTGATTTTACTGGACTTTGTTGGACTTGTGCTGGTACCATGATGGTTGCGGCATCTGCTAACTCCTTAAATCAG GTATTTGAGATAAGCAATGATGCCAAAATGAAGAGAACGAGGCAAAGACCACTACCTTCAGGGCGCATTACTATACCCCATGCAGTCACCTGGGCATCTTTCGCTGGTGTAGCTGGCACTGCTTTATTGGCAAGCAAG GCTAATATGTTGGCGGCTGGGCTGGCAGCTTCCAATCTGTTTCTTTATGCATTTGTATATACTCCCTTGAAGCAGATCCACCCAGTCAATACATGGGTTGGGGCTGTAGTTGGTGCCATTCCACCACTTCTTGG GTGGGCTGCAGCTTCTGGCCAGATTTCACTCAATGGGATGATTCTTCCAGCTGCTCTCTATTTCTGGCAGATACCGCATTTCATGGCACTTGCTTACATGTGCCGCAATGATTATGCTGCTGGAGG GTTTAGGATGTTCTCCCTTGCTGATGCTTCTGGTCGGAGGACTGCCTTGGTGGCTTTAAGGAACTCCCTATATTTGATCCCTTTGGGGTACTTAGCCTATGATT GGGGTGTGACTTCTGGGTGGTTTTGTCTTGAATCATCTGTCCTGACTCTTGCAATAACTTATGCCGCATTTTCATTCTATCGAGACCGTACTTCACAAAAAGCCAGGAGGATGTTTCATGCTAGCCTTCTGTATCTTCCTGTATTCATGTCTGGGCTTCTACTTCACCGTCTCCCAGATAACCAACAATGTGTCCAAGAAGACAATTCAGAGAGGATTATTGAGCCCTCATCGTCCTTTGTAACTCTTGCAGAAGAGAGTGAAAACGACGACCAGAAGAACACGGTGATGCGTTCCACAGTCGGCAATCAAGCACGCCCACCCGTAGCATATGCCTCCGTCGCACCATTTCCTTTTCTGCCTGCTCCATTGTACACAGCTCCTTGA
- the LOC132161686 gene encoding uncharacterized protein LOC132161686, producing the protein MAVRQRAAATLPSLIRSLRNECPKPTNPTALPSLRRAFSLYDQINLIDNVPEDQLRFQRYTETGFTVNGVEYEGGLLCVGNMLMSWAPKKFQEVTPDSLSIFQIVRPIPEILILGCGRNIELVDPELRRFIRSTGMKLEALDSRNAVSTYNILNEEGRVVAAALLPYGVSS; encoded by the exons ATGGCAGTGAGACAGAGAGCGGCGGCAACGCTGCCCAGCCTCATTCGGAGCCTCCGAAACGAATGCCCGAAGCCCACGAACCCAACGGCGTTGCCGTCGCTGCGACGCGCTTTCTCCCTCTACGATCAGATCAATCTCATCGACAACGTCCCCGAAGACCAGCTCCGCTTCCAACG GTATACGGAAACGGGGTTCACTGTAAATGGCGTGGAGTATGAAGGTGGCTTGCTTTGTGTGGGAAACATGTTAATGTCTTGGGCTCCAAAGAAATTCCAAGAGGTCACTCCAGATAG CTTATCTATCTTTCAAATTGTGCGGCCTATACCAG AGATTCTGATACTTGGCTGTGGGAGGAACATTGAACTAGTAGATCCTGAACTTCGGCGCTTCATTCGGTCTACTGGCATGAAATTAGAAGCCCTTGACTCG AGAAATGCTGTGTCAACTTACAACATACTGAATGAGGAGGGTAGGGTTGTGGCTGCTGCGCTTCTTCCATATGGGGTTTCTTCTTGA